From Glycine max cultivar Williams 82 chromosome 11, Glycine_max_v4.0, whole genome shotgun sequence, the proteins below share one genomic window:
- the LOC100796525 gene encoding UDP-glycosyltransferase 76B1: protein MCYIVALNVKCLVPFKECVEKLLSDVSEEAVVSCFISDALCYFTQAVADNLQLPRIVLRTGGVSSFVAFAAFPILRQKGYLPIQECKLEEPVEELPPLRVKDLPMIKTEEPEKYYELLHIFVKESKSSLGVIWNSFEELESSALTTLSQEFSIPMFPIGPFHKYFPSSSSFCSSLISQDRSCISWLDSHTPNSVMYVSFGSVAAITETNFLEIAWGLVNSRHPFLWVVRPGLIEGSKWLEPLPSGFMENLEGRGLIVKWAPQQEVLAHSSIGAFWTHNGWNSTLEGICEGVPMRCMPCFTDQKVNARYVSHVWRVGLQLEKGVDRKEIEKTIRRLMDDNFEGKEIRDRALKLKEEAKVCLKQNGSSCSSLEVLVAYILSLESFAFEAS from the exons ATGTGTTACATCGTTGCACTCAACGTTAAGTGTCTGGTGCCTTTCAAAGAGTGCGTGGAAAAGCTACTAAGTGATGTGTCCGAGGAAGCTGTTGTTTCGTGCTTCATCTCAGATGCTTTGTGTTACTTCACTCAAGCGGTTGCCGACAACCTTCAGCTGCCCAGGATTGTGTTGAGAACTGGTGGAGTTTCTTCCTTTGTTGCTTTCGCCGCTTTTCCAATACTTAGACAAAAAGGTTACCTACCCATACAAG AATGCAAATTGGAGGAGCCAGTGGAAGAGCTACCACCACTCAGAGTGAAAGACTTACCTATGATTAAGACAGAGGAGCCAGAAAAATACTATGAACTATTGCACATATTCGTCAAAGAGAGCAAAAGCTCCTTGGGAGTGATTTGGAACTCCTTTGAAGAGTTGGAATCATCTGCACTCACAACACTGAGCCAAGAATTTTCCATACCAATGTTTCCAATAGGACCATTTCACAAGTACTTTCCTTCTTCCTCCTCTTTTTGTAGCAGCTTAATATCACAAGACCGAAGTTGCATCTCATGGTTAGATAGTCACACACCCAACTCGGTGATGTATGTGAGTTTTGGAAGTGTTGCTGCAATAACTGAGACTAACTTCTTAGAGATAGCTTGGGGTTTAGTCAATAgtaggcacccatttttgtggGTGGTTCGACCCGGGCTCATCGAGGGCTCGAAATGGCTCGAACCATTGCCAAGTGGGTTCATGGAGAATTTGGAAGGTAGAGGCCTAATAGTGAAATGGGCACCTCAACAAGAAGTGTTGGCTCATTCATCAATAGGTGCATTTTGGACTCATAATGGTTGGAATTCAACCTTGGAGGGTATTTGTGAAGGGGTTCCTATGCGATGCATGCCTTGTTTCACTGACCAAAAAGTGAATGCTAGGTATGTGAGTCACGTTTGGAGGGTTGGATTGCAGCTAGAGAAGGGAGTGGACAGAAAGGAAATAGAGAAGACAATTAGAAGATTGATGGATGACAATTTTGAAGGGAAGGAGATTAGAGATAGAGCCTTGAAGTTGAAGGAAGAGGCAAAGGTTTGCTTGAAACAAAATGGTTCCTCTTGCTCTTCTTTGGAAGTTTTGGTTGCTTACATTTTGTCGTTGGAGTCATTTGCTTTTGAAGCCTCCTAA